A stretch of the Cumulibacter soli genome encodes the following:
- a CDS encoding ATP-dependent helicase has translation MATVTPSVRLVRPSGRPAIAWRADQDADAVVAHTKGRLRVLGGPGSGKTSVLARAAAARLNEGASADEVLLLTFTRRGAAALRDAVVAETQVALRQVPVRSFESYAWAVLDRAWRRRDDWSAPRLITGPEQDAIVRDLLAGALDGEGATTWPDELRAALPTRGFAQEVRDALMRCAERGVSATQLRAWAEQYGRPVWESLGSFLTEYAGVTGMRLEDSYDPAELVRAVVDLWRQDPDELHRERQRLSYLYVDEAQELDPAKRELLELLAGGTAATVLAGDPDQSVFGFRGADRRSLLDFTADQEITLSTGYRATPALAAAMRTAAGLLGAAYPERTPLEPDSLRPVVVLASPSQSREAADVAAVLRERHLVDGVPWSQMCVVVRSVAASMPVIRRAFAAAGVPLDAGVDEPAVGQSTAVQSLLEIVRLSQETEADAARIEEVLRSPYFRLDALMMRRLRKKLRTVEFETGGGRTSARLLVEVVAGRLAVPSGPEASGLRELARILGVLREIAAGGADGEELLATAWRETGAEDRWRSEALLGGVRGSDADQRLDSVIAAFDIASSLASRLREASFDTIASEIEQQELPADRLSRGASAAETVQVLSANNAKGREWEIVAVMGVQEGSWPNLVARNTLLHTEDLVDLAVGIDISVIDRRSLLMADERRLFYVALSRARRQVIVSSVDGVGERPSRFYVELCERLGYQPNEHRVERVAQRTLSMVDHVATLRACLLDEDAAEVDKQAATTALQMLAEAGVRGAAPSDWYALREVSTSDPVIDLDQLVSISPSAATTFVQCGLRWFLGRLGSVHRSINAELGTAVHAAFEKIGDPSGATQAELFNRMNEVLQERWRGLEFDSPWEERSWRSKARAMLERLAQWLENREMTWVGNEVGFDVVIGRARVRGKVDRLERDPVTGRLYTIDLKTGSVTVDGIEPTRNPQLGIYQLAAEHGGYEIGAGSAGAALVGVKDGKSAKERSQPPVSEDAEPGWAEDLLTDLVAGMSAATFPARAGAGCRTCDFVPVCPAVRVAEDDE, from the coding sequence GTGGCAACAGTGACGCCAAGCGTACGGTTGGTGCGACCGTCGGGACGTCCCGCGATCGCGTGGCGCGCGGACCAGGACGCGGACGCCGTAGTCGCGCATACCAAAGGTCGGCTACGCGTGCTCGGTGGTCCGGGCTCGGGCAAGACTTCGGTGCTCGCGCGTGCGGCTGCGGCGCGGTTAAACGAGGGTGCCAGCGCCGACGAGGTTCTGCTGCTCACCTTCACCCGACGTGGCGCCGCCGCCCTACGCGACGCCGTGGTCGCCGAAACTCAGGTCGCGTTGCGGCAAGTCCCAGTGCGGAGCTTTGAGTCGTATGCCTGGGCGGTACTCGATCGAGCCTGGCGGCGCCGCGACGACTGGTCGGCCCCGCGCCTGATCACTGGACCCGAGCAAGACGCCATCGTCCGCGACTTGCTCGCCGGCGCCCTGGATGGCGAAGGGGCGACGACCTGGCCAGACGAGTTACGGGCAGCCCTACCGACCCGCGGGTTTGCCCAAGAGGTACGCGATGCGCTGATGCGCTGCGCCGAACGCGGCGTCTCCGCGACGCAGTTGCGTGCTTGGGCGGAGCAGTACGGTCGCCCGGTCTGGGAATCACTGGGTAGTTTCCTCACCGAGTACGCGGGTGTGACCGGGATGCGCCTGGAGGATTCCTATGACCCGGCAGAACTCGTCCGAGCCGTCGTTGACTTGTGGCGTCAAGACCCCGATGAGTTGCACCGAGAACGTCAGCGACTGAGCTACCTCTACGTCGACGAAGCGCAGGAGCTCGATCCCGCAAAGCGGGAGTTGCTAGAGCTGCTCGCCGGCGGTACGGCTGCCACGGTGCTTGCTGGGGATCCCGATCAATCGGTCTTTGGGTTCCGCGGTGCCGACCGCCGCTCGCTGCTGGACTTTACTGCAGATCAGGAGATCACGCTGAGCACCGGCTATCGGGCGACTCCCGCGTTGGCGGCCGCGATGCGGACTGCCGCCGGGTTACTGGGTGCCGCCTACCCTGAGCGCACCCCGCTCGAGCCGGACTCGCTTCGCCCAGTCGTGGTGCTGGCCTCGCCTAGCCAGTCACGCGAAGCGGCCGATGTCGCCGCCGTACTCCGTGAGCGACACTTGGTGGACGGCGTTCCGTGGTCGCAGATGTGCGTCGTCGTTCGGTCCGTGGCGGCCAGCATGCCCGTGATACGCCGCGCGTTCGCGGCCGCCGGGGTCCCCTTGGACGCGGGAGTGGACGAGCCCGCGGTCGGGCAAAGCACCGCCGTGCAGTCGTTGCTGGAAATCGTTCGGCTCAGCCAGGAGACTGAAGCCGACGCCGCCAGGATCGAAGAGGTGCTGCGCTCGCCCTACTTCCGGCTCGACGCGCTCATGATGCGACGACTACGTAAGAAACTGCGCACCGTCGAGTTCGAGACAGGAGGCGGTCGCACGTCGGCGCGTCTACTCGTAGAGGTCGTCGCGGGCAGACTCGCGGTGCCCTCTGGTCCCGAGGCGTCCGGACTACGCGAACTCGCGCGGATCCTCGGCGTACTACGCGAAATCGCGGCCGGCGGGGCCGATGGCGAGGAACTGCTCGCCACGGCGTGGCGCGAAACCGGCGCCGAAGACCGGTGGCGCTCAGAGGCGCTCCTGGGCGGCGTACGCGGTTCCGATGCGGACCAACGGCTCGACTCGGTGATCGCCGCGTTCGACATCGCATCGTCGCTGGCGAGCCGATTACGTGAGGCGTCATTCGACACCATCGCGTCCGAGATCGAACAACAAGAATTGCCTGCCGACCGCCTCTCACGTGGTGCGAGCGCCGCCGAAACCGTGCAGGTGCTCAGCGCCAACAACGCCAAGGGCCGCGAATGGGAGATCGTTGCCGTGATGGGAGTGCAGGAGGGCAGCTGGCCGAATCTCGTCGCCCGCAACACGCTGCTGCACACTGAAGACCTCGTCGACCTTGCCGTAGGCATCGATATATCCGTCATCGATCGCCGGTCACTGCTGATGGCCGACGAACGGCGATTGTTCTACGTGGCCCTCAGCCGCGCCCGTCGCCAAGTGATCGTGTCGTCGGTCGATGGTGTCGGTGAGCGTCCATCGCGGTTCTACGTCGAACTGTGCGAGCGCCTCGGTTACCAACCCAACGAACATCGCGTCGAACGGGTCGCGCAACGCACTCTGTCGATGGTCGACCATGTGGCCACGCTGCGTGCTTGCTTGCTCGACGAGGACGCCGCGGAAGTCGACAAACAAGCCGCGACGACAGCGTTGCAGATGCTGGCTGAGGCCGGAGTCCGTGGTGCCGCGCCCAGCGATTGGTACGCGCTGCGCGAGGTCTCGACGTCGGACCCAGTCATCGATCTCGACCAACTCGTATCGATCTCACCGTCGGCGGCAACCACGTTTGTTCAATGCGGGCTGCGGTGGTTCCTCGGTCGGCTCGGGTCCGTGCATCGGTCGATCAATGCAGAACTCGGGACCGCAGTTCATGCGGCGTTCGAAAAGATCGGTGACCCGTCAGGCGCGACTCAAGCGGAGTTGTTCAATCGCATGAATGAGGTGCTGCAGGAGCGGTGGCGCGGCCTAGAATTCGATTCTCCCTGGGAAGAGCGCAGTTGGCGCTCGAAAGCGCGCGCGATGCTGGAACGCCTTGCGCAGTGGCTTGAGAACCGCGAAATGACTTGGGTCGGGAACGAAGTCGGATTTGATGTCGTGATCGGTCGGGCGCGGGTGCGCGGCAAGGTGGATCGACTCGAACGCGATCCGGTGACGGGTCGGCTCTACACGATCGACCTGAAGACCGGCTCCGTCACGGTGGACGGCATCGAGCCCACGCGCAATCCGCAGCTCGGCATTTACCAGCTCGCTGCCGAGCACGGCGGGTATGAAATCGGTGCCGGATCCGCCGGGGCAGCATTGGTCGGAGTCAAGGACGGCAAGTCGGCAAAGGAACGGTCTCAGCCACCGGTCAGCGAGGACGCTGAACCGGGGTGGGCCGAGGACCTGCTCACCGACCTCGTCGCCGGAATGTCGGCGGCCACTTTCCCGGCTCGAGCCGGGGCCGGCTGCCGCACCTGCGACTTCGTGCCGGTGTGTCCCGCCGTGCGGGTTGCGGAGGACGACGAATGA
- a CDS encoding HNH endonuclease signature motif containing protein, translated as MRTNRWEGCGVSVDADTGATALRRDGDRAAGTTGCVAGADPLRFVPADARAAADAGVAGPWVVASALSREIHDALALLAQGMDALCAIGERGAFQALDPQCLLRMAGELERHRTRGIMVDARLVEAAEEDPSFAVVTGEKRVAHALVRSLRISVGEANARVRRGRQLLPRNGFSAGEQPPELPQLSAAVRAGSVTSGQVDEIGAAMRRIRTIDGLDASLLEQAEQALLEQAGALGPTDLKAVGEHLDEVLLPDGRGPGAETTAARRGLRIGRQRRDGTYAITGFLTPETKARVDAVLSPLGAPRPTVDGSRDARSADQRRHDALYDVMGRVLDLNGVPASGGTAATVHITVDMDAVMLALGVVPDPSSAEYADDQFSTQSVSNAGGDRARDNRSRYVGRLAGGDRLTCAEFLRLADEALVIPTWISAADGIVAYGRSRRIASVGQTNALIARDRGCSYPGCDVPPDWCQRHHVIEWWRGGRTDLGNLTLLCGHHHREFEKNGWVVRMVGGLPWWVPPPWIDPDQRPVLNTRIRIPDQQEIDDAARHASIRRSGCDDARATGMVVDDEECREEDRLDPADELIALLALHVTNPRERDNFHHELADLLAAYTGTRGERVADRAGAAPAPTAA; from the coding sequence ATGAGAACCAACAGATGGGAGGGCTGCGGCGTGTCGGTCGATGCGGATACTGGTGCTACGGCCCTCCGTCGTGATGGGGATCGTGCCGCGGGCACTACCGGGTGTGTTGCTGGTGCTGATCCGTTGCGGTTTGTGCCGGCGGACGCACGCGCGGCTGCCGACGCGGGGGTTGCTGGTCCGTGGGTGGTGGCCTCGGCGCTCTCGCGGGAGATCCACGATGCCCTCGCCCTGCTGGCGCAGGGCATGGATGCGTTGTGCGCGATTGGTGAGCGTGGTGCTTTTCAGGCGCTGGATCCGCAGTGTCTGCTGAGAATGGCTGGTGAGCTTGAGCGGCACCGCACCCGCGGCATCATGGTTGATGCGCGGCTCGTCGAGGCCGCGGAGGAGGACCCGTCGTTCGCGGTCGTGACTGGGGAGAAGCGCGTGGCGCATGCCCTTGTCCGGTCGTTGCGGATCAGTGTCGGCGAGGCGAATGCGCGAGTGCGCCGGGGTAGGCAATTGTTGCCGCGTAACGGGTTCAGTGCGGGTGAGCAGCCGCCGGAGTTGCCGCAGTTGAGTGCGGCTGTACGGGCTGGCAGTGTGACGAGCGGGCAGGTCGATGAGATCGGCGCGGCGATGCGCCGCATCCGCACGATCGATGGGCTGGACGCGTCGCTGCTGGAGCAGGCCGAACAGGCGCTCCTCGAGCAGGCGGGCGCGTTGGGCCCGACTGACTTGAAAGCGGTGGGCGAGCACCTGGATGAGGTGTTGCTGCCGGATGGGCGGGGCCCAGGTGCGGAAACTACCGCGGCGCGGCGTGGCCTGCGCATCGGTCGCCAGCGTCGGGATGGCACATATGCGATCACCGGCTTTCTGACTCCGGAAACTAAGGCGCGTGTGGATGCGGTCTTGTCACCGCTCGGTGCGCCTCGGCCGACGGTGGACGGCAGTCGGGATGCGCGCTCGGCCGATCAGCGCCGTCACGATGCGTTGTATGACGTAATGGGCCGCGTGCTCGACCTAAACGGTGTCCCCGCGTCGGGCGGGACGGCGGCGACGGTACATATCACCGTGGATATGGACGCGGTCATGTTGGCGCTTGGGGTGGTGCCGGATCCCTCGAGCGCCGAGTACGCCGACGACCAGTTCAGCACTCAGAGTGTCAGCAATGCAGGTGGTGATCGGGCCCGGGATAACCGGTCGCGGTACGTGGGCCGCCTCGCCGGTGGGGACCGTCTGACGTGCGCGGAGTTCCTACGGTTGGCTGATGAGGCGTTGGTGATTCCGACATGGATCAGCGCGGCCGACGGAATTGTGGCGTACGGGCGTTCACGGCGGATCGCCAGCGTGGGGCAGACGAACGCGTTGATCGCGCGCGATCGTGGCTGTTCGTACCCCGGGTGCGATGTGCCGCCGGATTGGTGTCAGCGGCACCATGTCATCGAGTGGTGGCGCGGCGGGCGTACTGATCTTGGCAATCTGACTCTGTTGTGCGGGCACCATCATCGCGAGTTCGAAAAGAACGGTTGGGTGGTGCGGATGGTCGGTGGGCTGCCGTGGTGGGTCCCGCCGCCCTGGATCGATCCGGACCAGCGGCCAGTGCTGAACACGCGGATCCGGATACCGGACCAGCAGGAGATCGACGACGCCGCCCGACACGCCAGCATCCGACGATCGGGTTGTGATGATGCGCGCGCGACCGGAATGGTGGTCGACGACGAAGAGTGCCGCGAAGAAGACCGTCTTGACCCTGCCGACGAATTGATAGCGCTGCTCGCGCTTCATGTCACGAACCCGCGCGAGCGCGACAATTTCCATCACGAACTCGCCGACCTGCTCGCGGCCTACACCGGCACACGGGGTGAGCGTGTGGCCGACCGCGCCGGTGCCGCGCCCGCACCGACCGCAGCGTGA
- a CDS encoding MGMT family protein — translation MSAGASLDEYADAVLSVVESIPRGTVMSYGHIAARVGAELGMGGPRQVARVMRQYGASVPWWRVLRADGTPAPEVAARQIEHLSAEGVLLRNGRVARSAFAER, via the coding sequence GTGAGCGCTGGGGCGTCGCTGGACGAGTACGCCGATGCCGTGCTGAGCGTGGTCGAGTCGATCCCGCGTGGCACGGTGATGTCTTACGGCCACATCGCTGCGCGTGTCGGCGCGGAACTCGGTATGGGTGGACCGCGGCAGGTGGCGCGGGTAATGCGCCAATACGGGGCGAGCGTGCCGTGGTGGCGGGTACTGCGCGCCGACGGTACGCCGGCGCCGGAGGTCGCGGCGCGCCAGATCGAGCACCTCAGCGCGGAGGGCGTCCTACTGCGGAACGGGCGCGTGGCCCGATCCGCCTTCGCGGAACGCTAG
- a CDS encoding ThiF family adenylyltransferase, translated as MVPIEPIVEPSAPLTSDDRVRYSRHLALSAVGEDGQRRLAGARVLSIGAGGLGSAAMQYLAAAGVGVIGVIDDDRVERSNLQRQVIHTESDIGAMKVDSAAAALGRLNTGVAVRRHPERLTTQNAVEIVSGYDLVLDGSDNFDTRYLVNDACAIAGIPYVWGSILGFEGQVSVFWQNAPDGLARTYRDLHPVAPAPGLVPSCSEAGVIGSICGVVGSLMATEAAKLLIGIGRPLLGSVLVCDLLSMSMRTVSFASRGLPPITALSEPTDSVEDPIADRTIDAREAQRWITHRDIQLIDVREEYEAQICRIDGAMLVPRETLTADPAAYLATDRDVLLYCKSGGRSGHALKELRAAGYERVWHMSGGILGWIADVDESLTSY; from the coding sequence GTGGTCCCCATCGAACCCATCGTTGAGCCATCGGCGCCGCTGACCAGTGACGACCGAGTGCGGTACTCGCGACACCTCGCGCTCTCGGCGGTAGGTGAAGACGGGCAACGGCGCCTGGCTGGCGCGCGAGTCCTCTCGATCGGTGCCGGCGGGCTGGGGTCCGCCGCGATGCAGTATCTTGCGGCTGCGGGTGTGGGCGTCATCGGCGTGATCGATGACGATCGCGTCGAGCGCTCGAATCTTCAGCGCCAGGTGATCCATACCGAGTCGGATATCGGTGCGATGAAGGTGGACTCGGCCGCAGCCGCGCTGGGTCGACTCAACACCGGGGTCGCGGTACGGCGGCACCCCGAACGGCTCACGACGCAGAATGCTGTCGAGATCGTCTCGGGGTATGACCTGGTGCTCGACGGCAGCGACAACTTTGACACGCGGTACCTGGTTAATGACGCATGCGCGATCGCCGGCATCCCGTATGTGTGGGGGTCGATCCTCGGATTCGAGGGGCAAGTGAGCGTGTTCTGGCAAAACGCGCCGGACGGGCTCGCGCGCACGTATCGCGATCTGCACCCCGTCGCGCCCGCTCCGGGCCTCGTACCGTCGTGCTCCGAGGCGGGCGTCATCGGGTCTATCTGTGGTGTCGTGGGATCGCTCATGGCGACTGAGGCAGCGAAACTCTTGATCGGTATCGGTCGGCCGTTACTCGGCTCAGTGCTGGTGTGCGATTTGTTGTCGATGTCGATGCGCACCGTCTCGTTCGCCTCGCGCGGGCTGCCGCCGATCACCGCCCTGAGCGAGCCCACTGATTCCGTTGAGGACCCGATCGCCGATCGCACGATTGATGCGCGTGAGGCGCAACGATGGATTACGCATCGCGATATTCAGTTGATCGACGTCCGCGAGGAGTACGAAGCCCAGATCTGCCGGATCGATGGCGCGATGCTGGTGCCGCGGGAGACGCTGACCGCGGACCCGGCGGCGTACTTGGCTACGGATCGTGACGTCCTGTTGTACTGCAAGTCCGGCGGGCGTTCTGGGCATGCGCTCAAAGAACTGCGGGCCGCCGGGTACGAGCGGGTATGGCACATGTCCGGTGGGATTCTGGGCTGGATCGCTGACGTCGATGAGAGTCTGACGAGCTACTGA
- a CDS encoding DUF3152 domain-containing protein, translating to MSDDGALKSAVSRYGWRAVALPALAVVIIVALVISLQSGSGSDAAGSETSGSDAQAAGGSADTSSPAASSSAAGSSSPNASSSAKSSSKSSKKSGSSGASGSSSSAASPAADSAAPSPDYVEAGDGTLAVVPGTSENLGAGGPLTQFDVQIEGGLGVDGEQFASYVEEILADERGWTAGGQRSFQRTSDGSAAMHILLVSPQHVEGYCPGYGTEGYTSCRYGDNVVINLARWSVGVPDYEGHLWEYRQYVINHEVGHYLGYGHVNCPGPGQKAPVMLQQTLRLEGCVRNPYPYPNSPADDPNAPG from the coding sequence ATGAGTGATGACGGCGCTCTCAAGTCCGCGGTGAGCCGATATGGCTGGCGCGCCGTCGCGCTGCCGGCGCTCGCGGTGGTGATCATTGTGGCGTTGGTGATTTCGCTGCAGTCCGGTTCGGGCTCCGATGCCGCGGGCTCAGAGACGTCGGGCTCCGATGCGCAGGCGGCGGGCGGTTCCGCTGATACGTCGTCCCCGGCAGCCTCATCGTCGGCCGCTGGCTCGTCGTCTCCGAACGCGTCCTCGTCGGCGAAGTCGTCGTCGAAGTCTTCGAAGAAGTCTGGATCGTCGGGCGCTTCGGGTAGCAGTTCGTCGGCGGCGAGTCCGGCTGCGGATTCTGCGGCCCCCTCGCCGGACTATGTAGAAGCCGGCGATGGCACGTTGGCGGTGGTGCCGGGAACGAGTGAGAACCTCGGCGCAGGTGGTCCCCTCACGCAATTCGATGTGCAGATCGAGGGCGGACTCGGCGTGGACGGCGAGCAATTCGCCTCGTACGTCGAAGAGATCCTGGCGGACGAGCGCGGGTGGACCGCCGGTGGTCAGCGCAGTTTTCAGCGGACCAGCGATGGTTCTGCGGCGATGCATATCTTGCTGGTCAGCCCGCAACATGTCGAAGGCTATTGCCCCGGATACGGCACCGAGGGATACACCTCGTGTCGGTACGGCGACAACGTCGTAATCAACCTGGCGCGTTGGTCGGTGGGCGTGCCGGATTACGAGGGGCACTTGTGGGAGTACCGCCAGTACGTCATTAATCATGAGGTCGGGCACTACCTTGGGTACGGCCACGTGAACTGTCCGGGACCCGGGCAGAAGGCGCCGGTGATGCTGCAGCAGACGTTGCGACTTGAGGGATGCGTGCGTAACCCGTATCCGTACCCGAACAGTCCAGCGGACGACCCGAACGCGCCCGGCTGA
- a CDS encoding alpha/beta fold hydrolase, whose translation MPATIVDPTSRITPWPGRFERVTTTIGGQDRSVNLYARHTPGPPNTTPFFHVHGLGGSATNWTDLATALQRVGASIALDLPGWGESDPAPDGNYSITAASRWTIAAIEAVADRPVHLVGNSMGGLISIRVAAMRPDLVETLTLISPAVPGFEAPTDADPRLALLAVPFLGDRLQQRYGPGDDAMARAKMSAAICFAHPENIPYERLLQQRDEVAVRAGYPWANAAFSGSLRGLVAAHLHRRKDHPWRLAATLDVPTTIIWGAADRLVPVKRAPKLGTTISGSQVHILDEVGHTAQLEAPVETAEFVVDLVRRASAGREAA comes from the coding sequence GTGCCTGCAACCATCGTCGATCCGACCTCCCGTATCACGCCGTGGCCGGGACGGTTTGAGCGTGTCACCACCACGATCGGCGGCCAGGATCGGTCGGTGAACCTCTATGCGCGACATACTCCCGGACCGCCGAACACGACGCCGTTCTTCCACGTTCACGGGCTCGGTGGTTCGGCAACCAACTGGACGGACCTAGCAACCGCATTGCAGCGGGTCGGAGCGTCGATCGCTCTGGACCTACCGGGCTGGGGCGAGTCCGACCCAGCGCCGGACGGTAACTACTCGATCACCGCGGCGTCGCGCTGGACTATTGCGGCAATTGAGGCGGTCGCGGACCGACCGGTGCACCTCGTCGGAAACTCGATGGGCGGGCTGATCTCGATCAGGGTTGCTGCGATGCGCCCGGATCTAGTCGAGACGCTGACGCTGATTTCGCCGGCCGTACCCGGATTCGAGGCGCCGACGGACGCCGATCCTCGGTTGGCGCTGCTGGCCGTGCCGTTCCTGGGTGACCGTCTGCAGCAGCGGTACGGACCGGGCGACGACGCGATGGCCCGGGCAAAAATGTCCGCCGCGATCTGTTTCGCACACCCCGAGAACATCCCGTACGAGCGATTGCTGCAACAGCGCGACGAGGTCGCCGTACGCGCCGGCTATCCGTGGGCGAACGCCGCATTCTCCGGCAGTCTTCGAGGGCTAGTAGCCGCGCACCTGCACCGCCGCAAGGATCACCCGTGGCGGCTGGCCGCGACTCTGGACGTGCCGACCACGATCATCTGGGGTGCCGCTGATCGGTTGGTCCCGGTCAAGCGGGCACCGAAGCTCGGCACCACGATCTCCGGCTCGCAGGTGCACATCCTCGACGAGGTCGGTCATACGGCCCAACTCGAGGCTCCCGTCGAGACCGCGGAGTTCGTTGTTGACCTGGTGCGCCGGGCTTCCGCGGGCAGGGAGGCTGCGTAA
- a CDS encoding TetR/AcrR family transcriptional regulator produces MAEPDAPGTAEPQSSPALPRGRMSRAQRREQLLDAARQVFVTAGYHQAAMDDIAERAGVSKPVLYQHFPGKLELYLGLLDTHIRDLTDLIEEAMGRSADNQERVRAAVAAYFDFVDSGSEGYRLVFESDLRNDPQVGEKVAAAQEACVAAITRSIAGDTGIDPDRARVLGVGVVGVSVASASAWQQNRDSMSRQDAIELVAALLWGGLSAFPAAHRDED; encoded by the coding sequence GTGGCTGAGCCCGATGCACCCGGAACCGCAGAGCCACAGTCCTCGCCCGCGCTTCCCCGTGGCCGCATGTCACGTGCGCAACGACGCGAACAATTGTTGGATGCCGCCCGTCAAGTCTTCGTCACCGCCGGCTACCACCAAGCCGCGATGGACGACATCGCCGAACGCGCCGGCGTCAGCAAGCCCGTCCTCTACCAACACTTCCCCGGCAAACTCGAGCTGTATCTGGGCCTACTCGACACGCACATCAGGGATCTCACCGATCTCATCGAAGAGGCGATGGGGCGTTCGGCCGACAACCAGGAGCGCGTGCGCGCGGCCGTCGCGGCGTACTTCGATTTCGTCGACTCCGGCAGTGAGGGCTACCGACTGGTCTTCGAATCGGACCTGCGTAACGACCCCCAGGTCGGCGAGAAAGTTGCCGCCGCCCAGGAAGCCTGCGTTGCCGCGATCACCCGCTCGATCGCGGGCGACACCGGGATCGATCCCGACCGGGCTCGGGTGCTCGGCGTAGGCGTCGTCGGAGTGAGCGTCGCGAGCGCGAGCGCCTGGCAGCAAAACCGCGATTCGATGTCCCGCCAGGACGCCATCGAATTGGTCGCCGCACTGCTGTGGGGCGGGCTCTCCGCTTTCCCCGCCGCGCATCGGGACGAGGACTGA
- a CDS encoding DUF3107 domain-containing protein, with the protein MDIKIGITQSPRELVIDSAQEVDAVKQAVTEALANQEGVLELADRRGRAYIVPSAKVAYVEIGEADGRRVGFAAGD; encoded by the coding sequence GTGGACATCAAGATCGGCATCACCCAGTCCCCCCGCGAACTCGTCATCGACTCGGCGCAGGAAGTCGACGCGGTCAAGCAGGCCGTCACCGAGGCCCTCGCCAACCAGGAAGGCGTGCTGGAACTCGCTGACCGTCGCGGTCGGGCGTACATCGTGCCTTCGGCAAAGGTCGCGTACGTCGAGATCGGTGAGGCCGACGGACGCCGAGTGGGCTTCGCCGCAGGCGACTAA